One genomic region from Peromyscus eremicus chromosome 20, PerEre_H2_v1, whole genome shotgun sequence encodes:
- the Map3k12 gene encoding mitogen-activated protein kinase kinase kinase 12 isoform X1: MAPPSLIPHRARCSAHLAPEAMACLHETRTPSPSFGGFVSTLSEASMRKLDPDTSDCTPEKDLTPTQCVLRDVVPLGGQGGGGPSPSPGGEPPPEPFANSVLQLHEPDAGGPGGATGSPESRASRVRADEVRLQCQSGSGFLEGLFGCLRPVWTMIGKAYSTEHKQQQEDLWEVPFEEILDLQWVGSGAQGAVFLGRFHGEEVAVKKVRDLKETDIKHLRKLKHPNIITFKGVCTQAPCYCILMEFCAQGQLYEVLRAGRPVTPSLLVDWSMGIAGGMNYLHLHKIIHRDLKSPNMLITYDDVVKISDFGTSKELSDKSTKMSFAGTVAWMAPEVIRNEPVSEKVDIWSFGVVLWELLTGEIPYKDVDSSAIIWGVGSNSLHLPVPSSCPDGFKILLRQCWNSKPRNRPSFRQILLHLDIASADVLSTPQETYFKSQAEWREEVKLHFEKIKSEGTCLHRLEEELVMRRREELRHALDIREHYERKLERANNLYMELNALMLQLELKERELLRREQALERRCPGLLKSHPSRGLLHGNTMEKLIKKRNVPQKLSPHSKRPDILKTESLLPKLDAALSGVGLPGCPKGPPSPGRSRRGKTRHRKASAKGSCGDLPGLRAALPPHEPGGLGSPGGLGVGPSAWEACPPALRGLHHDLLLRKMSSSSPDLLSAALGARGRGATGGVRDPGSPPPPQGDTPPSEGSAPGSTSPDSPGGAKGEPPPPVGPGEGAGLLGTGREGTAGRGGSRAGSQHLTPAALLYRAAVTRSQKRGISSEEEEGEVDSEVELPPSQRWPQGPNMRQSLSTFSSENPSDVEEGTASEPSPSGTPEVGSTNTDERPDERSDDMCSQGSEIPLDPPASEVGPDPETSSLPMQHQDLLRGEQGLNPEDSDCDSTELDNSNSIDALRPPAFLPP; encoded by the exons ATGGCCCCTCCCTCCTTAATTCCCCACAGGGCCCGCTGCTCAGCACACCTGGCTCCAGAAGCCATGGCTTGCCTCCATGAGACCCGAACACCCTCCCCTTCCTTTGGGGGTTTTGTGTCTACTCTAAGTGAGGCTTCCATGCGAAAGCTGGATCCAGACACTTCAGACTGCACCCCTGAGAAGGACCTAACACCTACCCAATGTGTACTTCGAGATGTTGTGCCTCTGGGTGGGCAGGgcgggggaggacccagcccctccccaggTGGAGAGCCTCCCCCAGAGCCTTTTGCCAATAGTGTCCTGCAGCTACATGAGCCAGACGCCGGCGGGCCAGGGGGAGCCACTGGGTCCCCGGAGAGTCGAGCATCAAGAGTTCGGGCTGATGAGGTGCGACTGCAGTGCCAGAGTGGTAGTGGCTTCCTGGAAGGTCTCTTTGGCTGCCTGCGCCCTGTCTGGACAATGATTGGCAAAGCCTACTCCACAGAACATAAGCAACAGCAGGAAG ACCTTTGGGAAGTCCCCTTTGAGGAAATCCTGGACCTGCAGTGGGTAGGCTCAGGGGCTCAGGGTGCTGTTTTCCTGGGACGCTTCCATGGGGAGGAAGTAGCTGTGAAGAAGGTTCGAGACCTCAAGGAAACCGACATCAAGCATCTACGAAAGCTGAAGCACCCCAACATCATCACTTTCAA GGGTGTTTGCACACAGGCTCCCTGCTACTGCATCCTTATGGAATTCTGCGCCCAAGGCCAGCTATACGAGGTGCTTAGGGCTGGCCGTCCCGTCACCCCTTCCTTGCTGGTTGACTGGTCCATGGGCATTGCTGGTGGCATGAATTACCTGCACCTGCACAAGATCATCCACAGAGACCTTAAATCTCCCAA CATGCTAATCACATATGACGATGTGGTGAAGATATCAGATTTTGGCACTTCCAAGGagctgagtgacaagagcaccaaGATGTCCTTTGCAGGGACAGTGGCCTGGATGGCCCCTGAGGTGATACGCAATGAACCTGTGTCTGAGAAGGTCGACATCTG GTCCTTTGGGGTGGTGCTATGGGAACTACTGACTGGCGAAATTCCCTACAAAGACGTAGATTCCTCAGCCATCATCTGGGGTGTAGGAAGCAACAgtctccacctgcctgtgcccTCCAGCTGCCCAGATGGCTTTAAAATTCTGCTTCGCCAGTGCTG GAACAGCAAACCACGAAACCGTCCATCATTCCGACAGATCTTGCTGCACCTGGACATCGCCTCAGCTGACGTGCTCTCCACACCCCAGGAGACTTACTTTAAGTCCCAG GCAGAGTGGCGGGAAGAAGTAAAACTACACTTTGAAAAGATAAAGTCAGAAGGGACATGTCTGCACCGCCTAGAAGAGGAGCTGGTGATGCGCAGAAGGGAGGAGCTCAG ACATGCCCTGGACATCAGGGAGCACTATGAACGGAAGCTGGAGAGAGCCAACAACCTGTACATGGAACTGAACGCCCTCATGTTGCAGCTAGAACTCAAAGAGCGGGAACTGCTCAG GCGAGAGCAGGCTTTAGAAAGGAGGTGCCCGGGTCTCCTGAAGTCACACCCTTCCCGCGGCCTCCTACACGGAAACACCATGGAGAAGCTCATCAAGAAAAGGAATGTGCCACAGAAACTGTCACCCCACAGCAAAAG GCCAGATATCCTCAAGACAGAGTCTTTGCTACCTAAACTAGATGCAGCCCTAAGTGGGGTAGGGCTTCCTGGGTGTCCTAAGGGCCCCCCCTCACCAGGAAGGAGTCGTCGTGGCAAGACCCGTCACCGAAAGGCCAGTGCCAAGGGCAGCTGTGGAGACCTGCCTGGGCTTCGAGCAGCATTGCCACCCCATGAGCCTGGAGGACTAGGAAGCCCAGGGGGCCTGGGAGTGGGCCCTTCAGCTTGGGAGGCCTGCCCTCCTGCTCTCCGTGGACTCCACCATGACCTTCTCCTGCGAAAGATGTCATCATCCTCCCCAGATCTACTGTCAGCAGCACTGGGAGCCAGAGGCCGAGGGGCCACTGGGGGAGTTCGGGATCCTGGCTCACCTCCTCCACCCCAGGGCGATACTCCTCCAAGTGAGGGATCAGCACCTGGTTCCACCAGCCCAGATTCACCTGGGGGGGCCAAAGGGGAACCACCTCCACCAGTAGGACCTGGTGAAGGCGCAGGGCTGCTGGGAACTGGAAGGGAAGGGACTGCAGGCCGGGGAGGAAGTCGGGCTGGGTCCCAGCACTTGACCCCAGCTGCACTGCTGTACAGGGCTGCTGTGACTCGGAGTCAG AAACGTGGTATCTCAtctgaagaggaggaaggagaggttgATAGTGAAGTAGAGCTGCCCCCAAGTCAGAG GTGGCCTCAGGGCCCGAACATGCGTCAGTCACTATCTACCTTCAGCTCAGAGAACCCATCAGATGTGGAGGAAGGTACAGCTAGTGAGCCTTCCCCCAGTGGCACACCAGAAGTTGGCAGTACCAACACTGATGAGCGGCCAGATGAAAGATCTGATGACATGTGCTCCCAGGGCTCAGAAATCCCACTGGACCCACCTGCTTCAGAGGTGGgtcctgaccctgaaaccagctCCTTGCCCATGCAACACCAGGATCTACTTAGAGGTGAGCAG GGCCTCAATCCTGAGGACTCAGACTGTGACAGCACTGAATTGGACAACTCCAACAGCATTGATGCCTTGCGgcccccagccttccttcctccatga
- the Map3k12 gene encoding mitogen-activated protein kinase kinase kinase 12 isoform X3: MAPPSLIPHRARCSAHLAPEAMACLHETRTPSPSFGGFVSTLSEASMRKLDPDTSDCTPEKDLTPTQCVLRDVVPLGGQGGGGPSPSPGGEPPPEPFANSVLQLHEPDAGGPGGATGSPESRASRVRADEVRLQCQSGSGFLEGLFGCLRPVWTMIGKAYSTEHKQQQEDLWEVPFEEILDLQWVGSGAQGAVFLGRFHGEEVAVKKVRDLKETDIKHLRKLKHPNIITFKGVCTQAPCYCILMEFCAQGQLYEVLRAGRPVTPSLLVDWSMGIAGGMNYLHLHKIIHRDLKSPNMLITYDDVVKISDFGTSKELSDKSTKMSFAGTVAWMAPEVIRNEPVSEKVDIWSFGVVLWELLTGEIPYKDVDSSAIIWGVGSNSLHLPVPSSCPDGFKILLRQCWNSKPRNRPSFRQILLHLDIASADVLSTPQETYFKSQAEWREEVKLHFEKIKSEGTCLHRLEEELVMRRREELRHALDIREHYERKLERANNLYMELNALMLQLELKERELLRREQALERRCPGLLKSHPSRGLLHGNTMEKLIKKRNVPQKLSPHSKRPDILKTESLLPKLDAALSGVGLPGCPKGPPSPGRSRRGKTRHRKASAKGSCGDLPGLRAALPPHEPGGLGSPGGLGVGPSAWEACPPALRGLHHDLLLRKMSSSSPDLLSAALGARGRGATGGVRDPGSPPPPQGDTPPSEGSAPGSTSPDSPGGAKGEPPPPVGPGEGAGLLGTGREGTAGRGGSRAGSQHLTPAALLYRAAVTRSQKRGISSEEEEGEVDSEVELPPSQRWPQGPNMRQSLSTFSSENPSDVEEGTASEPSPSGTPEVGSTNTDERPDERSDDMCSQGSEIPLDPPASEVGPDPETSSLPMQHQDLLRGPQS, translated from the exons ATGGCCCCTCCCTCCTTAATTCCCCACAGGGCCCGCTGCTCAGCACACCTGGCTCCAGAAGCCATGGCTTGCCTCCATGAGACCCGAACACCCTCCCCTTCCTTTGGGGGTTTTGTGTCTACTCTAAGTGAGGCTTCCATGCGAAAGCTGGATCCAGACACTTCAGACTGCACCCCTGAGAAGGACCTAACACCTACCCAATGTGTACTTCGAGATGTTGTGCCTCTGGGTGGGCAGGgcgggggaggacccagcccctccccaggTGGAGAGCCTCCCCCAGAGCCTTTTGCCAATAGTGTCCTGCAGCTACATGAGCCAGACGCCGGCGGGCCAGGGGGAGCCACTGGGTCCCCGGAGAGTCGAGCATCAAGAGTTCGGGCTGATGAGGTGCGACTGCAGTGCCAGAGTGGTAGTGGCTTCCTGGAAGGTCTCTTTGGCTGCCTGCGCCCTGTCTGGACAATGATTGGCAAAGCCTACTCCACAGAACATAAGCAACAGCAGGAAG ACCTTTGGGAAGTCCCCTTTGAGGAAATCCTGGACCTGCAGTGGGTAGGCTCAGGGGCTCAGGGTGCTGTTTTCCTGGGACGCTTCCATGGGGAGGAAGTAGCTGTGAAGAAGGTTCGAGACCTCAAGGAAACCGACATCAAGCATCTACGAAAGCTGAAGCACCCCAACATCATCACTTTCAA GGGTGTTTGCACACAGGCTCCCTGCTACTGCATCCTTATGGAATTCTGCGCCCAAGGCCAGCTATACGAGGTGCTTAGGGCTGGCCGTCCCGTCACCCCTTCCTTGCTGGTTGACTGGTCCATGGGCATTGCTGGTGGCATGAATTACCTGCACCTGCACAAGATCATCCACAGAGACCTTAAATCTCCCAA CATGCTAATCACATATGACGATGTGGTGAAGATATCAGATTTTGGCACTTCCAAGGagctgagtgacaagagcaccaaGATGTCCTTTGCAGGGACAGTGGCCTGGATGGCCCCTGAGGTGATACGCAATGAACCTGTGTCTGAGAAGGTCGACATCTG GTCCTTTGGGGTGGTGCTATGGGAACTACTGACTGGCGAAATTCCCTACAAAGACGTAGATTCCTCAGCCATCATCTGGGGTGTAGGAAGCAACAgtctccacctgcctgtgcccTCCAGCTGCCCAGATGGCTTTAAAATTCTGCTTCGCCAGTGCTG GAACAGCAAACCACGAAACCGTCCATCATTCCGACAGATCTTGCTGCACCTGGACATCGCCTCAGCTGACGTGCTCTCCACACCCCAGGAGACTTACTTTAAGTCCCAG GCAGAGTGGCGGGAAGAAGTAAAACTACACTTTGAAAAGATAAAGTCAGAAGGGACATGTCTGCACCGCCTAGAAGAGGAGCTGGTGATGCGCAGAAGGGAGGAGCTCAG ACATGCCCTGGACATCAGGGAGCACTATGAACGGAAGCTGGAGAGAGCCAACAACCTGTACATGGAACTGAACGCCCTCATGTTGCAGCTAGAACTCAAAGAGCGGGAACTGCTCAG GCGAGAGCAGGCTTTAGAAAGGAGGTGCCCGGGTCTCCTGAAGTCACACCCTTCCCGCGGCCTCCTACACGGAAACACCATGGAGAAGCTCATCAAGAAAAGGAATGTGCCACAGAAACTGTCACCCCACAGCAAAAG GCCAGATATCCTCAAGACAGAGTCTTTGCTACCTAAACTAGATGCAGCCCTAAGTGGGGTAGGGCTTCCTGGGTGTCCTAAGGGCCCCCCCTCACCAGGAAGGAGTCGTCGTGGCAAGACCCGTCACCGAAAGGCCAGTGCCAAGGGCAGCTGTGGAGACCTGCCTGGGCTTCGAGCAGCATTGCCACCCCATGAGCCTGGAGGACTAGGAAGCCCAGGGGGCCTGGGAGTGGGCCCTTCAGCTTGGGAGGCCTGCCCTCCTGCTCTCCGTGGACTCCACCATGACCTTCTCCTGCGAAAGATGTCATCATCCTCCCCAGATCTACTGTCAGCAGCACTGGGAGCCAGAGGCCGAGGGGCCACTGGGGGAGTTCGGGATCCTGGCTCACCTCCTCCACCCCAGGGCGATACTCCTCCAAGTGAGGGATCAGCACCTGGTTCCACCAGCCCAGATTCACCTGGGGGGGCCAAAGGGGAACCACCTCCACCAGTAGGACCTGGTGAAGGCGCAGGGCTGCTGGGAACTGGAAGGGAAGGGACTGCAGGCCGGGGAGGAAGTCGGGCTGGGTCCCAGCACTTGACCCCAGCTGCACTGCTGTACAGGGCTGCTGTGACTCGGAGTCAG AAACGTGGTATCTCAtctgaagaggaggaaggagaggttgATAGTGAAGTAGAGCTGCCCCCAAGTCAGAG GTGGCCTCAGGGCCCGAACATGCGTCAGTCACTATCTACCTTCAGCTCAGAGAACCCATCAGATGTGGAGGAAGGTACAGCTAGTGAGCCTTCCCCCAGTGGCACACCAGAAGTTGGCAGTACCAACACTGATGAGCGGCCAGATGAAAGATCTGATGACATGTGCTCCCAGGGCTCAGAAATCCCACTGGACCCACCTGCTTCAGAGGTGGgtcctgaccctgaaaccagctCCTTGCCCATGCAACACCAGGATCTACTTAGAG GGCCTCAATCCTGA
- the Map3k12 gene encoding mitogen-activated protein kinase kinase kinase 12 isoform X2 — translation MACLHETRTPSPSFGGFVSTLSEASMRKLDPDTSDCTPEKDLTPTQCVLRDVVPLGGQGGGGPSPSPGGEPPPEPFANSVLQLHEPDAGGPGGATGSPESRASRVRADEVRLQCQSGSGFLEGLFGCLRPVWTMIGKAYSTEHKQQQEDLWEVPFEEILDLQWVGSGAQGAVFLGRFHGEEVAVKKVRDLKETDIKHLRKLKHPNIITFKGVCTQAPCYCILMEFCAQGQLYEVLRAGRPVTPSLLVDWSMGIAGGMNYLHLHKIIHRDLKSPNMLITYDDVVKISDFGTSKELSDKSTKMSFAGTVAWMAPEVIRNEPVSEKVDIWSFGVVLWELLTGEIPYKDVDSSAIIWGVGSNSLHLPVPSSCPDGFKILLRQCWNSKPRNRPSFRQILLHLDIASADVLSTPQETYFKSQAEWREEVKLHFEKIKSEGTCLHRLEEELVMRRREELRHALDIREHYERKLERANNLYMELNALMLQLELKERELLRREQALERRCPGLLKSHPSRGLLHGNTMEKLIKKRNVPQKLSPHSKRPDILKTESLLPKLDAALSGVGLPGCPKGPPSPGRSRRGKTRHRKASAKGSCGDLPGLRAALPPHEPGGLGSPGGLGVGPSAWEACPPALRGLHHDLLLRKMSSSSPDLLSAALGARGRGATGGVRDPGSPPPPQGDTPPSEGSAPGSTSPDSPGGAKGEPPPPVGPGEGAGLLGTGREGTAGRGGSRAGSQHLTPAALLYRAAVTRSQKRGISSEEEEGEVDSEVELPPSQRWPQGPNMRQSLSTFSSENPSDVEEGTASEPSPSGTPEVGSTNTDERPDERSDDMCSQGSEIPLDPPASEVGPDPETSSLPMQHQDLLRGEQGLNPEDSDCDSTELDNSNSIDALRPPAFLPP, via the exons ATGGCTTGCCTCCATGAGACCCGAACACCCTCCCCTTCCTTTGGGGGTTTTGTGTCTACTCTAAGTGAGGCTTCCATGCGAAAGCTGGATCCAGACACTTCAGACTGCACCCCTGAGAAGGACCTAACACCTACCCAATGTGTACTTCGAGATGTTGTGCCTCTGGGTGGGCAGGgcgggggaggacccagcccctccccaggTGGAGAGCCTCCCCCAGAGCCTTTTGCCAATAGTGTCCTGCAGCTACATGAGCCAGACGCCGGCGGGCCAGGGGGAGCCACTGGGTCCCCGGAGAGTCGAGCATCAAGAGTTCGGGCTGATGAGGTGCGACTGCAGTGCCAGAGTGGTAGTGGCTTCCTGGAAGGTCTCTTTGGCTGCCTGCGCCCTGTCTGGACAATGATTGGCAAAGCCTACTCCACAGAACATAAGCAACAGCAGGAAG ACCTTTGGGAAGTCCCCTTTGAGGAAATCCTGGACCTGCAGTGGGTAGGCTCAGGGGCTCAGGGTGCTGTTTTCCTGGGACGCTTCCATGGGGAGGAAGTAGCTGTGAAGAAGGTTCGAGACCTCAAGGAAACCGACATCAAGCATCTACGAAAGCTGAAGCACCCCAACATCATCACTTTCAA GGGTGTTTGCACACAGGCTCCCTGCTACTGCATCCTTATGGAATTCTGCGCCCAAGGCCAGCTATACGAGGTGCTTAGGGCTGGCCGTCCCGTCACCCCTTCCTTGCTGGTTGACTGGTCCATGGGCATTGCTGGTGGCATGAATTACCTGCACCTGCACAAGATCATCCACAGAGACCTTAAATCTCCCAA CATGCTAATCACATATGACGATGTGGTGAAGATATCAGATTTTGGCACTTCCAAGGagctgagtgacaagagcaccaaGATGTCCTTTGCAGGGACAGTGGCCTGGATGGCCCCTGAGGTGATACGCAATGAACCTGTGTCTGAGAAGGTCGACATCTG GTCCTTTGGGGTGGTGCTATGGGAACTACTGACTGGCGAAATTCCCTACAAAGACGTAGATTCCTCAGCCATCATCTGGGGTGTAGGAAGCAACAgtctccacctgcctgtgcccTCCAGCTGCCCAGATGGCTTTAAAATTCTGCTTCGCCAGTGCTG GAACAGCAAACCACGAAACCGTCCATCATTCCGACAGATCTTGCTGCACCTGGACATCGCCTCAGCTGACGTGCTCTCCACACCCCAGGAGACTTACTTTAAGTCCCAG GCAGAGTGGCGGGAAGAAGTAAAACTACACTTTGAAAAGATAAAGTCAGAAGGGACATGTCTGCACCGCCTAGAAGAGGAGCTGGTGATGCGCAGAAGGGAGGAGCTCAG ACATGCCCTGGACATCAGGGAGCACTATGAACGGAAGCTGGAGAGAGCCAACAACCTGTACATGGAACTGAACGCCCTCATGTTGCAGCTAGAACTCAAAGAGCGGGAACTGCTCAG GCGAGAGCAGGCTTTAGAAAGGAGGTGCCCGGGTCTCCTGAAGTCACACCCTTCCCGCGGCCTCCTACACGGAAACACCATGGAGAAGCTCATCAAGAAAAGGAATGTGCCACAGAAACTGTCACCCCACAGCAAAAG GCCAGATATCCTCAAGACAGAGTCTTTGCTACCTAAACTAGATGCAGCCCTAAGTGGGGTAGGGCTTCCTGGGTGTCCTAAGGGCCCCCCCTCACCAGGAAGGAGTCGTCGTGGCAAGACCCGTCACCGAAAGGCCAGTGCCAAGGGCAGCTGTGGAGACCTGCCTGGGCTTCGAGCAGCATTGCCACCCCATGAGCCTGGAGGACTAGGAAGCCCAGGGGGCCTGGGAGTGGGCCCTTCAGCTTGGGAGGCCTGCCCTCCTGCTCTCCGTGGACTCCACCATGACCTTCTCCTGCGAAAGATGTCATCATCCTCCCCAGATCTACTGTCAGCAGCACTGGGAGCCAGAGGCCGAGGGGCCACTGGGGGAGTTCGGGATCCTGGCTCACCTCCTCCACCCCAGGGCGATACTCCTCCAAGTGAGGGATCAGCACCTGGTTCCACCAGCCCAGATTCACCTGGGGGGGCCAAAGGGGAACCACCTCCACCAGTAGGACCTGGTGAAGGCGCAGGGCTGCTGGGAACTGGAAGGGAAGGGACTGCAGGCCGGGGAGGAAGTCGGGCTGGGTCCCAGCACTTGACCCCAGCTGCACTGCTGTACAGGGCTGCTGTGACTCGGAGTCAG AAACGTGGTATCTCAtctgaagaggaggaaggagaggttgATAGTGAAGTAGAGCTGCCCCCAAGTCAGAG GTGGCCTCAGGGCCCGAACATGCGTCAGTCACTATCTACCTTCAGCTCAGAGAACCCATCAGATGTGGAGGAAGGTACAGCTAGTGAGCCTTCCCCCAGTGGCACACCAGAAGTTGGCAGTACCAACACTGATGAGCGGCCAGATGAAAGATCTGATGACATGTGCTCCCAGGGCTCAGAAATCCCACTGGACCCACCTGCTTCAGAGGTGGgtcctgaccctgaaaccagctCCTTGCCCATGCAACACCAGGATCTACTTAGAGGTGAGCAG GGCCTCAATCCTGAGGACTCAGACTGTGACAGCACTGAATTGGACAACTCCAACAGCATTGATGCCTTGCGgcccccagccttccttcctccatga